GGACGATAGCGCTCTCTGAGTAGCAGACGACCACCACAATGCTGACAAAACTGAGCAACGGTGGGGTTATTGGGGCGTTGGCAATCCGGATTCAGACAGTAGCTCATGCGCGATCGCGGATTTAGGTGATGTTCTATACCTAAAGGATTTTGAAGCTACCCGAACAATTTCTCACAATTCTTGAATATTGGAGTTCTGACATGCAATGAATTTCGGCTGTTGTTAAATGCGATCGCGCTATCGTCTTTGAGCCTTATCGTCTTTGAGCTTTATAGATATAGAAAGTGTTGAAAGCTCCCACAGTCTCAAAGTGGTAAGCGGGCAAAAAAGAGCCACCTAGAGAGAGATAGGGCGGCAAAAGCGCATTCACGGATAGGTCAGTTTGATAAGTACTAAAGAAGATGTAGTCTTGGCGCTGAGTGTTTTCTGCCACCAGTTGCTCCATCTCGCCGCGATTATTTTCTGCGAGGGAGAGACAGCGTTTCTGTAAGCCGAAGGCGGTAGGGGCTTGGGAGCAGATACTGTCCTTTAAGTATGTCCCTAGCTGCTCAGCCGCGTATTTGTTGTAGGCCGCTTCATTGGGGTTGGTGAGGGCCGAAGCAATTCCCATACCGAGCAGAGCCGTTAACCCTGTTAACAATGCGGCTGTCTTGACACCTTTCATATAAACCTTTGCAAGTTGCTCTGCCGTGATCTGTGCTGAGTTAATCGCTGAATTAACCCATTACAGATTATCTGATTGTAAATTTAGTTTTTTTGCTCCCGGATCTAGAGAATTTTCTCAAAGGAGTGCTATACTTAGAAACGCGATGGCGAGCGTGGCCAAGAGGTTAAGGCAGTGGATTGTGGTTCCACCATTCGCGGGTTCAATTCCCGTCGTTCGCCCTTAATACAGATTAGATAAGTTGAAGCAACGCTGATTTGCCAGTGTTACTCGAATTAAGCTGCCGAACAAGCGCTGCACACAGTTCAGGCTGTAGGAACTAGCTGCAAGAATTAATAGCATTCTGCAAGCTTGAGTGTTAGGGTTAGATATCCCATTTCCTTGGAGCGGTGAAAGATGGCAAAAAATTCTTCTCACCCCAAGGATGTGCACTCACCTCAAATCCAATCAGACCAAGCTCTACAAAGCGATCCTGCTTTTGAGAAATTATTAAACTATCTTAAGCAGAGTCATGGGTTTAGCTTCACAGAATATAAGCTCTCTACCTTGATGCGTCGAATCCAGCTGCGAATGGAGCAAGTTGGATTCGACGCTTATAGCGATTACACAACTTATCTGCAAGCAAATCCAGATGAGTTTGGGTTTTTGTTTAATGTGATTGAGATTAACGTCACTGATTTCTTTAGAGACCCATCCGCTTGGAAGTATCTAGTGACTGAAATAATCCCTTGGATTCAGGCCCATAAAAGGGCTGATGAACCCATCAGGCTTTGGAGTGCTGGATGTGCCTCTGGAGAGGAAGCTTACTCTCTCGCTATAACCTTCGCTGAAGAATTAGGAATAGAGCAATATCAGGAGCGGGTGCGTATTTTTGCCTCTGATATAGATGCAGAAGCTCTAGAGCAAGCTCGCCAAGGTCGCTATGCTGCTAATCGGATTGCTCATGTACCTTTAGCTCTGCAAGAACGCTACTTCGAACTAGACGGGAGCCACTACCGCGTTCGCTCAGAACTGCGAAAGCCGTTACTCTTCTTTCGCCATAACCTGCTGGAAGACCCTCCAATGTCTAAGATTGATTTGCTGGTGTGCCGAAACGCCTTAATTTATTTCAATTGTGTGGGCCAAAATAAAGCCCTGGTTCGCTTCTATTTCAGCCTTAGAAGTACAGGAATTCTATTCTTAGGGAATTCGGAGTCATTGCCGCAGCAACATAGATTGTTCAGAAGTCTGAATATGAAGCATCATATGTTTAGCAAAGCAGATAAATCTTCACTGACCCCAAGCCTTTTGGTACAAGCGTTGCGGCGATCGCTGCCCGTCTAGCCAGTTTTTAACTGATGGCATTTACAGTTGAGTTTTGACGCCACCTCAAGTTGAGGTCGTGAGCGATCGCGTTGATGTAGCGGAACGCGATCGCCCTTTGAACTTAAGCCAGGTATTTGTCGAGCGTGGAGCTAAATTCCTCATAGGGTTTAGCGCCTACCATCGTTTCTGCCAACTCACCTTGCTTAAAGATCATGATGGCAGGAATACTGCGGACGCTAAATCGTTTAGCCACCTCTTTGTTGGAATCGAGATCTAATTTGAGAACCTTCGCGCGATCACTGTACTCTTCTGCTAGTCGGTCTATTAAGGGAGCAATCAGTTTACAAGGACCACACCAAGAAGCTGTACAGTCTACGACCAACAGCGGCTCACTTTCTAAGAGTGTATTGAACTCAGTTTCGTCTTGAATATACGCAGCAGTCATAAAATCCCTGCAAAGAGACTATTGTCCCACAGTCACGCTACAAAAAAAGCAAAAAGACAGACAACTGACTGTCTGCCTTTAGTGGAAAGTTTTGGGGACTGAGCCTTAGTCTGGATTAGATTCGGGGTGTTTGCGAATTTGTTCTGCTTCGGGGCAGTCATCGGAAACTAGGGGTTCCACATCGCCTCTGGGAACTGTAGCTAGTTTCTGAGTTACTGCGCCAATGCTTTCGAGCCGCACCATCTCTTCCCAAGAACACATTTCATCTTCTTCTTCGGTTTCGTAACGCAGCGTCACTAAGTCTCCTTCAATGTCAAGGATGCGCGCGCGTTCAATCCAGCGTTGCTGGTCCCGCAAGAAAATCCAGACTTCACGACCATCTGAACAGAGTTGATAGATCTTGCGGTGTAGCATGTTTGGTTTCTCCTGAGCACCTAACTCTTCTAATGCTTAATCAATTGCCGTAGCCTTACCCCTAGCAATGCTGTGGCTCTCAACTGTGAGAGCAGAAACCTCAACCGTTGTTGCAGGTGACTTTAGGGGTGTCTAATGAAGTGGTGAGGGTGAGCATTACTAAGTTATTGCCTGCCTGCTCGTAAGGTGCGGTTAATAGCAGGAAGCACTTGATTAATGGAATGGAAAAATTTAGCAACTTGGGCCTGAATTAAACGGAGGAGAGTTGTATCAAAACGTTCTTGGAGATGGATGGTACCTGTTACAGTCATTATCCAAGGTGGTGAAAGGAATAATTCAGCAGTGTGAATGAAGTCGTTTGCCAAAGTGTGGAGGAGTCGCTTAAAGACATCATGGACTAGGGTCATGAGTGTGAAGACGACAAACTAGCGGAAGTTTGAAGGAAGCCCCATCCTAACCGGAGAGTCTTACCTGTCAACGCTTCTAAGTGGCAAACGTAACTCCATATCAGTGTTCTGGATCACCGAGTTTCCATCATTCTAGCGACTGTTGGCCAGAGTTTGCGCGTTCCAGAAGGGATTTACCAAAAAATCGCACTTTAGATAAAAGCGGGTTGGCATCATAGTTCTATTTTCCCTTCAGGATGACGTGGGTTTGAGTGTCACACCAATGCTTGAAACTAGGTCTTGAATTGGCGCGATCGCGGTGATGGACTCCTGATTCGCCTTGCGTCTATCAATGCACCTAGAGCATTTAGCAATGCATTTAGAAGAGGGCGCAGTCTAATCTGTCTCAATCCTCCCATACTATGAACTTCATATGAACTTCAAGCGATCGCCGCTAAGATCCAGATTTTTAATCGGTGATGTGGCTGATCCCTAAATGACTGCCATTACTTGAACTTAAGTTCGCTGAGGTCAAGGCTAAGTAGCGGTCGGTAAAGGCAGTTGATCTGGATGCGCCAGAAAATCGTGTTGACGCATAATTTCATAGAGATTGATATCCGCTTCTAACAGGCAAGCATGACCACTATTTGGTAAAACAACGCTGGTGACGTTGGGGAAGATCCTAGCTAGCCGCTCGACTTCTGCTAAGGAAGGTAAAAGGCGATCGGCGGCACTACCCAAGAGCAAAACAGGTTGGGTAAGGCAACGCAGCCGCTTGTCCTCGATCTCAAACTCATTCAGGAGAGAAAGACGCCAGATAGAGGTTTTTTGTGGGACTGACTGAACAGCTTCGAGTAGAGCATGGCGATCTTCCGGCAAGATACGTCCAAAGGAAGCTAGAAATGGTAGCAACCCGACTGAGGATACTTGATACCAAGGTTCTGGGAACCAACGGGCCAGAGAGGAACCCCATTGAATCCAAGGTCGCCGCTTAAAGGATGAGGCTGGATTGACAAGAATCAGGCGATCGAAAAGCTTGGGTGCTTGAGTGGCGACCTGAAGGGCTAAACAACCCCCAAAAGATTCACCGCAAAGATAAACGGGGCGTGACTGCTTCTGCTTGGCGATTTCCTCTTGAATTAAATCAATCACCTTTGCGGCCAAACTTTCCCAGTTGGTTAAGTCAGTGGGGGGAATAGCTAAGCAGCGAATATCAAAGCTGGTTTCTAGACTTGAGGTCTGCGATCGCAAAAGTTGGCCTGTACCATCCATACCTGGGAGGAACACAAACAGGGAATGGTGAGGATTCAGGCGTTTGGGGGTCAGAAAACAGATCTGGCTCTTGACTTCCTGCATGTTCTCAAGGAGGTTGAAATCAATAATTCGATTGGGATTGGAAGTGTTAGCCACTCAATTTAGCTGCTTTAATAGCAACCTTGAGCGAGTAATTGGTCAATTTCGGTGTGGCAGTAGTTAGTCAGATCAGCCACAACCGTTTTGGCATCTTTGCCTCGGTAATGCTGTCGCTCTGAGGTCTTCACCCAGTGAGGCCGACCGATTAGGACATTGACGCGATGGTAAATCACCAAAGGATGCCAGCCATTTTGATCAAAAAGGGGTTCTGACGGGTCAATCAGGCTCAATAATTTCAAGGGAACGCCTGCCCTATTGCTCTCTTCACAAGAGGCGATCGCCACAGGCAAAACCGCCAGATTCTGAATCGGAGCCCGCAAGGCCAAGTGAGCAAAGCCGCGATGAAACTCCCGCATTTTTTGAGGATGAGTTGCTTCCACCATCGGCTCCCCCCCTTCGGGAAACACCCCAATCACCTGAGGCGACTGTAGCAGTTCGCTAGCCTGCCGGAAGAAGCTTTGTTGGCGATGTTCCAATGAATCTAGAGGAAAGCAACCTAGCAGCTTTACAATGTCCCGCATCACTGGCACTTGATCCATATAGTGATGGCAAGCAAACCGGATCGGACGGTTAATTGCCGCCATTAGGACAGGAGCATCCATAAAACTACGATGATTGCTGACTAACAAAACCGCACTGTCTTGAGGCACTAAATTCTCATTGTAGAGAAACATGCGAGTTCCCAAGGCAGCCAGGAGGCAGCGAGAAATTTGCAGAGGGCTATCGGAAGACATCAGCAGACAACAAAAGCCTCAACTCTTCTAATGACAGTGTTAACATTACTTTACTGGGTACAACACATGTCTTAAAGTAGAAACTGTAGGTCTAGCTAAGTAAAGAATTGTCGCTAGCCTCAGAAACGTTTCTACCCAGCGAAGCAAAGTCAAGCGCCTAAGTCTAGGCTCAAGTCCAATAGGAATAGCGACTGCACATTCTTGTGGCTGTAGGTTGCAAGAATAATATTTGTCTTGATTGATTTAAGGTTTTGCAAACTGTTTTAAGCAAAGTTTACGGTTAAGATAGTAGTTAGTTTCAGCTTTGTCACCTTAGCTATATTTTTGTTGGCTTCTAGACTTATTAATTGAGGTTAATTAGCCTAGATCAAAGAGCAAATAAAGAACTTATTTGCAGGCACTCATGTATGATTAAAAACGGCTTAGTGTATTGTATTTTTCTTTTCCATGAACTCTGATACGAATAAAGAAAAATTTGCTCTTACAACACCTCTTTATTATGTAAATGATTTACCTCATATTGGGAGTGCTTACACCACGATCGCCGCAGATGTAATTGCGCGCTTTCAAAGACTGCGGGGTAAATCAGTTTTACTGATTACAGGGACTGATGAGCATGGACAAAAAATCCAGCGCACAGCCGAAGCTCTGGGGCGATCGCCTCAAGCCCATTGCGACGAAATTTCCGCTGGATTTTCTCAGCTTTGGCAGCAGCTAAACGTCCAAAGCGATCGCTTTATTCGCACCACTGATCTCCGTCATGCAGCCATCGTTAAAGAGTTTTTTCAACGAGTTTGGGAGCGTGGCGATATTTACCTAGGCCAACAAAAAGGCTGGTATTGTGTGGCTTGCGAAGAATTCAAGGAAGAACGAGATTTACTGGAAGGCCATCGTTGTAATATTCACCAACGTGAAACGGAGTGGCGCGACGAGCAAAATTATTTCTTCCGGCTCTCCAACTATCAAACAAAATTAGAAGAATTTTACCGACAACAAGCGGATTTTATTCAACCAGAAATCCGCCGCAATGAAGTGCTCAGCTTTGTTAGCCAGGGACTGAAGGATTTTTCTATTTCTCGTGTCAATTTGGACTGGGGATTTCCCGTTCCTGTTGATTCTGGACACACCCTCTATGTTTGGTTCGATGCGCTACTGGGCTACGTGACGGCGCTACTGGAACCCGAAAGTGAACCCACTTTAGAGAACGCATTGGCTCGTTGGTGGCCTATAAACTTGCACCTCATCGGCAAAGATATTCTGCGCTTTCATGCAGTTTATTGGCCTGCCATGCT
This region of Trichocoleus desertorum NBK24 genomic DNA includes:
- the trxA gene encoding thioredoxin; translation: MTAAYIQDETEFNTLLESEPLLVVDCTASWCGPCKLIAPLIDRLAEEYSDRAKVLKLDLDSNKEVAKRFSVRSIPAIMIFKQGELAETMVGAKPYEEFSSTLDKYLA
- a CDS encoding DUF4359 domain-containing protein, translated to MKGVKTAALLTGLTALLGMGIASALTNPNEAAYNKYAAEQLGTYLKDSICSQAPTAFGLQKRCLSLAENNRGEMEQLVAENTQRQDYIFFSTYQTDLSVNALLPPYLSLGGSFLPAYHFETVGAFNTFYIYKAQRR
- a CDS encoding protein-glutamate O-methyltransferase CheR, with the protein product MAKNSSHPKDVHSPQIQSDQALQSDPAFEKLLNYLKQSHGFSFTEYKLSTLMRRIQLRMEQVGFDAYSDYTTYLQANPDEFGFLFNVIEINVTDFFRDPSAWKYLVTEIIPWIQAHKRADEPIRLWSAGCASGEEAYSLAITFAEELGIEQYQERVRIFASDIDAEALEQARQGRYAANRIAHVPLALQERYFELDGSHYRVRSELRKPLLFFRHNLLEDPPMSKIDLLVCRNALIYFNCVGQNKALVRFYFSLRSTGILFLGNSESLPQQHRLFRSLNMKHHMFSKADKSSLTPSLLVQALRRSLPV
- a CDS encoding DUF6679 family protein, with the translated sequence MLHRKIYQLCSDGREVWIFLRDQQRWIERARILDIEGDLVTLRYETEEEDEMCSWEEMVRLESIGAVTQKLATVPRGDVEPLVSDDCPEAEQIRKHPESNPD
- the metG gene encoding methionine--tRNA ligase, yielding MNSDTNKEKFALTTPLYYVNDLPHIGSAYTTIAADVIARFQRLRGKSVLLITGTDEHGQKIQRTAEALGRSPQAHCDEISAGFSQLWQQLNVQSDRFIRTTDLRHAAIVKEFFQRVWERGDIYLGQQKGWYCVACEEFKEERDLLEGHRCNIHQRETEWRDEQNYFFRLSNYQTKLEEFYRQQADFIQPEIRRNEVLSFVSQGLKDFSISRVNLDWGFPVPVDSGHTLYVWFDALLGYVTALLEPESEPTLENALARWWPINLHLIGKDILRFHAVYWPAMLMSAELPLPGRLFGHGFLTKDGQKMGKSLGNTIDPVALVDRYGSDAVRYYFLKEIEFGRDGDFNETRFINILNADLANDLGNLLNRTLKMAYKYCDGQVPTVVGADIAADHPLKAVGSTLGDRVAQSYEALAFSEACEAILALVRMGNKFIDEQAPWTLYKRGEQQAVEQVLYAVLESVRLAAYLLSPIIPNVSGAIYQQLGFTVDFNHQSLIDVSVPFVTHATWGILPGSQSLGDPKPVFQRLEAPEAVT
- a CDS encoding alpha/beta fold hydrolase gives rise to the protein MANTSNPNRIIDFNLLENMQEVKSQICFLTPKRLNPHHSLFVFLPGMDGTGQLLRSQTSSLETSFDIRCLAIPPTDLTNWESLAAKVIDLIQEEIAKQKQSRPVYLCGESFGGCLALQVATQAPKLFDRLILVNPASSFKRRPWIQWGSSLARWFPEPWYQVSSVGLLPFLASFGRILPEDRHALLEAVQSVPQKTSIWRLSLLNEFEIEDKRLRCLTQPVLLLGSAADRLLPSLAEVERLARIFPNVTSVVLPNSGHACLLEADINLYEIMRQHDFLAHPDQLPLPTAT
- a CDS encoding 1-acyl-sn-glycerol-3-phosphate acyltransferase, which translates into the protein MSSDSPLQISRCLLAALGTRMFLYNENLVPQDSAVLLVSNHRSFMDAPVLMAAINRPIRFACHHYMDQVPVMRDIVKLLGCFPLDSLEHRQQSFFRQASELLQSPQVIGVFPEGGEPMVEATHPQKMREFHRGFAHLALRAPIQNLAVLPVAIASCEESNRAGVPLKLLSLIDPSEPLFDQNGWHPLVIYHRVNVLIGRPHWVKTSERQHYRGKDAKTVVADLTNYCHTEIDQLLAQGCY